One Frankia alni ACN14a DNA window includes the following coding sequences:
- the tmk gene encoding dTMP kinase, giving the protein MASPIRPTHGPVDAAGDGTVAANGSATVGSTTTIPASPAVTASPGTPAPASTTLPPADDLPADEHRADRQGADADRQEVTDRGVERHDDDGGAGRGGGRRLRLGRMPGRHPVTTVPSPLPRASSTAGDDSDIRAVLRIPEFRRMWIQLSLSSLGDWMGLLATTALVTQLQNSFSGQAYAIGSLLIVRLMPALILGPLAGALADRLDRRLTMVVTDVIRFGLFVSIPLIGTLEWLLIASFLVEAVTLVWAPAKDASVPHLVPRERLAAANTLSLIMTYGTAPLAAAIFTMLATISRTLGSSVSFFRDSSVDLALYFNAATFLGSAIVIWGLKGIGRAARPETGPEPGFLASITEGWRYVGHDRLVRGLVIGILGGFAGAGCVIALGRLYVEILGGGDSAYGVLFGAVFIGLAGGMAAGPKLLGDYSRTRLFGVCVTGAGITLVVVAIIPNLVIACILVVAVGAFAGVAWVTGYTLLQAEVSDELRGRTFALVQSLVRIDLLVVLAAAPALVGLIGTHGIHLWGDITVRADGVTVVLLGGGLLAVAVGLFAYRQMDERVGVAVWPELWNAMRGRKPMPTRPRHAGLFVAVEGAEGAGRSTQVELLRTWLAASGREVVVTSGSGGTTTGARLRELLFDPSTRLHARTEALLAAADRAEHVSRVIEPALARGAIVITDRYVDSWIAFQCASRSVDAAELAVLAQWATHALVPDLTVLLDLSADLGMQRRPAGEPAAEPAEESVDEPAEESFREPVDEAGAELLAYRSRVRDGFLRLAQGEPARYLTVDANRPREEIHAEIRAVVASRVERRAVPLGV; this is encoded by the coding sequence ATGGCCTCGCCGATCCGGCCGACTCACGGGCCGGTCGACGCGGCGGGGGACGGCACGGTGGCGGCGAACGGATCCGCCACGGTCGGCTCCACGACCACCATCCCGGCTTCCCCCGCCGTCACCGCGTCCCCCGGAACCCCGGCCCCGGCGAGCACGACTCTCCCGCCTGCGGATGACCTGCCGGCCGACGAGCACCGCGCCGACCGGCAGGGGGCCGATGCCGACCGGCAGGAGGTCACGGACCGCGGCGTCGAGCGGCACGACGATGACGGCGGCGCGGGCCGCGGTGGCGGCCGGCGGCTGCGGCTGGGGCGTATGCCGGGTCGGCATCCGGTCACGACGGTCCCCTCCCCGCTTCCCAGGGCAAGCAGCACGGCCGGCGACGACAGCGACATCCGCGCCGTGCTGCGGATCCCCGAGTTCCGTCGGATGTGGATCCAGCTCAGCCTGTCCAGCCTCGGCGACTGGATGGGCCTGCTGGCCACGACCGCGCTGGTCACCCAGCTACAGAACAGCTTCTCGGGGCAGGCGTACGCGATCGGCTCGCTGCTGATCGTCCGGCTGATGCCGGCCCTGATCCTCGGGCCGCTCGCCGGCGCGCTCGCCGACCGGCTGGATCGCCGGCTGACGATGGTCGTCACGGATGTGATCCGCTTCGGGCTGTTCGTCTCGATCCCGCTCATCGGCACGCTCGAATGGCTGCTCATCGCGTCGTTCCTGGTCGAGGCGGTCACCCTGGTCTGGGCTCCGGCGAAGGACGCCAGCGTCCCGCACCTGGTTCCGCGGGAGCGGCTGGCCGCGGCGAACACGCTGAGCCTGATCATGACCTACGGCACGGCCCCGCTCGCCGCCGCCATCTTCACCATGCTGGCGACGATCTCGCGGACGCTGGGTTCCAGCGTGTCGTTCTTCCGGGACTCCTCCGTCGATCTCGCGCTGTACTTCAACGCGGCGACGTTCCTCGGCTCGGCCATCGTGATCTGGGGGCTCAAGGGCATCGGCCGGGCCGCCCGCCCGGAGACCGGTCCCGAGCCCGGTTTTCTGGCCTCGATCACCGAGGGCTGGCGTTACGTCGGGCATGACCGGCTGGTCCGCGGGCTGGTCATAGGCATTCTCGGCGGCTTCGCGGGGGCCGGGTGCGTGATCGCCCTGGGCCGGCTCTACGTCGAGATCCTCGGCGGCGGTGACTCCGCCTACGGAGTTCTGTTCGGAGCGGTGTTCATCGGGCTGGCCGGTGGGATGGCGGCCGGCCCGAAGCTGCTCGGAGACTACAGCCGGACCCGCCTGTTCGGCGTCTGCGTCACCGGCGCCGGCATCACCCTGGTCGTCGTCGCCATCATCCCGAACCTGGTCATCGCCTGCATCCTGGTGGTGGCCGTGGGGGCGTTCGCCGGGGTCGCCTGGGTGACCGGCTACACGCTGCTTCAGGCCGAGGTCTCCGACGAGCTGCGGGGGCGGACCTTCGCCCTGGTGCAGTCGCTGGTGCGCATCGACCTGCTGGTGGTGCTGGCGGCGGCCCCCGCGCTCGTCGGCCTGATCGGCACGCACGGCATCCACCTGTGGGGCGACATCACCGTGCGGGCGGACGGCGTGACCGTCGTCCTGCTCGGCGGGGGCCTGCTCGCGGTGGCGGTGGGGCTGTTCGCCTACCGCCAGATGGACGAGCGAGTCGGGGTCGCGGTCTGGCCGGAGCTGTGGAACGCGATGCGCGGCCGGAAGCCGATGCCGACGCGACCCCGTCACGCCGGCCTGTTCGTCGCGGTCGAGGGGGCCGAGGGCGCTGGGCGATCCACCCAGGTCGAGTTGCTGCGGACCTGGCTGGCGGCCAGCGGGCGCGAGGTCGTCGTGACCTCCGGTTCCGGCGGCACGACGACCGGCGCGCGGCTGCGGGAGCTGCTGTTCGACCCCTCGACGCGCCTGCACGCCCGCACCGAGGCACTGCTCGCCGCCGCCGACCGGGCCGAGCACGTGAGCCGGGTGATCGAGCCGGCGCTCGCCCGGGGTGCCATCGTCATCACGGACCGCTACGTCGATTCGTGGATCGCCTTCCAGTGCGCGAGCCGGTCGGTCGATGCCGCGGAACTGGCCGTGCTGGCCCAGTGGGCCACCCATGCCCTCGTTCCCGACCTGACCGTGCTGTTGGACCTGTCCGCCGACCTCGGGATGCAGCGCAGGCCGGCCGGCGAACCGGCCGCGGAACCGGCCGAAGAATCGGTTGACGAACCGGCCGAAGAATCGTTCCGCGAGCCGGTCGACGAGGCAGGAGCCGAGCTGCTCGCCTACCGCAGCCGGGTACGCGACGGGTTCCTCCGGCTCGCCCAGGGGGAACCCGCGCGCTACCTCACCGTCGACGCGAATCGCCCCCGGGAGGAGATTCACGCCGAGATCCGCGCCGTCGTCGCCAGCCGGGTGGAGCGCCGGGCCGTGCCCCTGGGCGTCTGA
- a CDS encoding DNA polymerase III subunit delta' encodes MTVWETLVGQEAVVATLRAAAVAASPGLRAGAGGGGGSAGVRSGMTHSWLFTGPSGAGRQEAARAFAAGLNCEREPPGCGECTGCHTVLTDTATDLRTVTPEGLSLGVKDVRALVRDAASAPTAGRWRILLLTDADRLTEAAANALLKALEEPAERAVFLLCAPSIEDVLPTIRSRCRTVALRLPSAADVRDMLLREGIDEQLAQTAARASQGHLALARRLATDEAARAHRAAVLRIPGRLGRVGDCLAAAADLVGAANADAEAANAERDEVETEALKTALGVGATATGGKSRSARAPKAGAKARSMVVRGAAGALKELERNQKSRGRRTILDSLDRALVDLAGLYRDVLAEQLGAPVDPIHADHAVEAAGLAAASTPEQTLRRLEAVLATRAALADNPGLVPLLAVESLTLALRDG; translated from the coding sequence GTGACGGTCTGGGAGACGCTGGTCGGCCAGGAGGCGGTCGTCGCGACGCTGCGTGCGGCCGCGGTGGCGGCCTCCCCCGGCCTCCGCGCGGGCGCGGGCGGTGGTGGCGGCTCGGCCGGGGTTCGCTCGGGCATGACCCACTCGTGGTTGTTCACCGGCCCGTCCGGCGCGGGGCGGCAGGAGGCGGCGCGTGCGTTCGCCGCCGGGCTGAACTGCGAGCGGGAGCCGCCCGGCTGCGGGGAGTGCACCGGCTGCCACACGGTGCTCACCGATACCGCCACCGACCTGCGCACCGTCACGCCGGAGGGGCTCTCGCTCGGCGTCAAGGACGTCCGCGCCCTGGTCCGGGACGCCGCCAGCGCCCCCACCGCCGGCCGCTGGCGGATCCTGCTGCTCACCGATGCCGACCGGCTCACCGAAGCCGCGGCGAACGCGCTGCTCAAGGCGTTGGAGGAGCCGGCGGAACGCGCCGTGTTCCTCCTGTGCGCGCCGTCGATCGAGGATGTGCTTCCCACCATCCGCTCCCGCTGCCGGACGGTCGCGCTGCGACTGCCCTCCGCTGCGGACGTGCGCGACATGCTGCTGCGGGAGGGGATCGACGAGCAGCTGGCGCAGACGGCCGCCCGGGCCTCGCAGGGGCACCTCGCGCTGGCCCGCCGCCTCGCCACCGACGAGGCCGCCAGGGCCCACCGGGCGGCGGTCCTGCGCATCCCTGGCCGCCTGGGGCGCGTCGGGGACTGCCTGGCCGCCGCCGCCGACCTCGTGGGCGCCGCGAACGCCGATGCGGAGGCCGCGAACGCCGAGCGGGACGAGGTCGAGACGGAGGCGCTGAAGACGGCCCTCGGCGTCGGTGCGACCGCCACCGGCGGGAAGTCGAGATCCGCGCGGGCGCCGAAGGCGGGCGCCAAGGCACGCTCGATGGTCGTGCGGGGCGCGGCCGGAGCGCTCAAGGAGCTGGAGCGGAACCAGAAGAGCCGCGGGCGGCGCACCATCCTCGACTCCCTCGACCGGGCCCTGGTCGACCTCGCCGGCCTCTACCGCGACGTGCTCGCCGAGCAGCTCGGCGCGCCGGTCGATCCGATCCATGCCGACCACGCGGTCGAGGCCGCGGGCCTCGCGGCGGCCTCGACCCCGGAGCAGACGCTGCGGCGGCTGGAGGCCGTGCTCGCGACCCGGGCAGCCCTCGCCGACAACCCGGGCCTCGTCCCGCTGCTCGCCGTGGAGTCCCTGACCCTCGCCCTGCGCGACGGCTGA
- a CDS encoding sodium-translocating pyrophosphatase has protein sequence MSPTRALQSQGTGIDLSGNALGLVAGVAIIAALALLVAGYLVREVLAASPGTARMVEVGQAVQEGAAAYLRRQFKTLAGFVVVIPFVLLLLPADDTGAKVGRSVFFVVGALFSALVGFVGMSLATRANTRTAAAAMSQGEKAAVRIAFRTGGVVGMFTVGLGLLGAAVVVLVFRDTAPQVLEGFGFGAALLAMFMRVGGGIFTKAADVGADLVGKVEQGIPEDDPRNAATIADNVGDNVGDCAGMAADLFESYAVTLVAALILGVSAFGERGLVFPLLIPAVGVVTAVIGIFAVSPRAGDRSGMAAINRGFFLSAVVSAIGVVIVSVLYLPTDFAGFPGLEASTQSGNPRLIAISAVLIGIVLAAAIQVLTGYFTETTRRPVRDVAQASLTGPATNILAGIGVGLESAVYSALLIGAAVFGAYLLGSGSVTIALFAVALAGTGLLTTVGVIVSMDTFGPVSDNAQGIAEMSGEMDEAGGAILTSLDAVGNTTKAITKGIAIATAVLAATALFGSFTDTVTNALGDAGARPETGRGTVGGLNIAYPDALVGLVIGAAVVFLFSGLAINAVGRAAGRVVMEVRNQFRTRPGIMTGSEKPDYGAVVDICTRDSLRELITPGTLAVLAPIAVGFGLGYPPLGAFLGGAIAGGVLMAVFLANSGGAWDNAKKLVEDGNYGGKGSEVHAATVIGDTVGDPFKDTAGPSINPLLKVMNLVSLLIAPTVVKYSVGTDRNTPLRVGVAVAAVAVIVAVIVVSKRRSSMIDGSPPVTQPPAPSPQKINV, from the coding sequence ATGTCCCCGACCCGCGCCCTGCAGTCCCAGGGCACTGGAATCGACCTTAGCGGCAACGCCCTCGGCCTGGTCGCCGGTGTGGCGATAATCGCAGCCCTCGCCCTGCTCGTTGCCGGCTACCTGGTACGGGAGGTGTTGGCCGCCAGCCCCGGAACCGCGCGGATGGTGGAGGTCGGGCAGGCGGTCCAGGAAGGCGCGGCCGCCTACCTCAGGCGCCAGTTCAAGACGTTGGCCGGTTTTGTCGTCGTCATTCCCTTTGTCCTGCTACTCCTTCCGGCCGACGACACCGGCGCCAAGGTCGGCCGATCGGTCTTCTTCGTCGTCGGCGCGCTGTTCTCGGCGCTCGTCGGCTTTGTCGGAATGTCGCTGGCAACCAGGGCCAACACCCGGACAGCGGCCGCGGCGATGAGCCAGGGCGAGAAGGCCGCGGTCCGCATCGCCTTCCGGACGGGCGGCGTCGTGGGCATGTTCACGGTCGGGCTGGGCCTGCTCGGCGCCGCCGTCGTCGTGCTGGTCTTCCGGGACACCGCGCCGCAGGTCCTGGAGGGATTCGGCTTCGGGGCCGCCCTGCTCGCGATGTTCATGCGGGTCGGCGGTGGCATCTTCACCAAGGCCGCGGACGTCGGAGCCGACCTGGTCGGAAAGGTCGAGCAGGGAATTCCGGAGGACGACCCGCGGAACGCGGCGACGATCGCCGACAACGTCGGCGACAATGTGGGCGACTGCGCCGGGATGGCCGCGGACCTGTTCGAGTCCTACGCGGTGACCCTGGTCGCCGCACTGATCCTCGGGGTGAGCGCCTTCGGCGAGCGGGGGCTGGTGTTCCCGTTGCTGATCCCGGCCGTCGGGGTCGTCACGGCGGTCATCGGCATCTTCGCGGTGTCGCCACGGGCCGGCGACCGCAGCGGGATGGCGGCGATCAATCGCGGCTTCTTCCTCTCCGCGGTGGTGTCGGCGATCGGCGTGGTGATCGTCTCGGTGCTCTATCTGCCGACGGACTTCGCCGGGTTCCCGGGGCTCGAGGCCAGCACCCAGTCGGGCAATCCGCGCCTCATCGCGATCAGTGCCGTTCTCATCGGCATCGTGCTCGCCGCGGCCATCCAGGTGCTCACGGGATACTTCACCGAGACGACCCGCAGGCCGGTGCGCGATGTGGCCCAGGCGTCGCTCACCGGTCCGGCGACGAACATTCTCGCCGGCATCGGAGTCGGCCTGGAATCCGCCGTCTACTCCGCCCTGCTCATCGGGGCCGCGGTCTTCGGTGCCTACCTGCTCGGTTCGGGCAGCGTCACGATCGCGCTGTTCGCGGTCGCGCTGGCGGGAACCGGACTGCTGACCACGGTCGGCGTCATCGTCTCGATGGACACCTTCGGTCCGGTGAGCGACAACGCCCAGGGCATCGCCGAGATGTCCGGGGAGATGGACGAGGCGGGCGGCGCCATCCTGACCTCCCTCGACGCCGTGGGCAACACCACGAAGGCCATCACGAAGGGCATCGCGATCGCCACCGCCGTGCTGGCCGCGACCGCGCTGTTCGGGTCGTTCACCGACACGGTCACCAACGCTCTCGGTGATGCCGGGGCCCGACCGGAGACCGGCCGGGGGACGGTCGGTGGACTGAACATCGCGTATCCCGACGCGCTGGTCGGGCTCGTCATCGGCGCGGCTGTCGTCTTCCTGTTCTCCGGGCTCGCCATCAACGCGGTGGGCCGGGCGGCCGGACGGGTCGTGATGGAGGTGCGCAACCAGTTCCGCACCAGGCCCGGAATCATGACCGGCAGCGAGAAGCCGGACTACGGCGCGGTCGTCGACATCTGCACCAGAGACTCGCTCCGTGAACTGATTACGCCGGGGACGCTGGCGGTCCTCGCACCGATCGCGGTTGGCTTCGGCCTCGGTTACCCGCCCCTGGGGGCGTTCCTCGGCGGGGCCATCGCCGGCGGCGTTCTGATGGCCGTGTTCCTGGCGAACTCCGGCGGCGCATGGGACAACGCGAAGAAACTCGTCGAGGACGGGAACTACGGGGGGAAGGGCTCGGAGGTCCACGCCGCGACGGTCATCGGCGACACGGTGGGCGACCCGTTCAAGGACACCGCGGGGCCGTCCATCAACCCGCTGCTCAAGGTGATGAACCTGGTCAGCCTGCTGATCGCGCCGACGGTGGTGAAGTACTCGGTCGGCACCGACCGCAACACGCCGCTGCGGGTCGGCGTGGCCGTCGCCGCGGTCGCCGTCATCGTGGCGGTGATCGTCGTGTCCAAGCGACGCAGCTCGATGATCGACGGCAGTCCGCCGGTCACGCAGCCGCCGGCCCCCAGTCCGCAGAAGATCAACGTCTGA
- a CDS encoding PSP1 domain-containing protein, translating into MPMMCAVAFSPRGKLYYADPGAHTPRVGDQVLVPTDDGPEVATCMWAPQWISEDIGGLPVLAGLAQAADVQRAELSRRRRARARVAARRLAREHNLPMKIVGVDHVPDTGGYTIYFSAEGRIDFRELVRDLNRTLAARVRLRQLSARDSARVQGGIGSCGRDLCCATFLTDFEPVSLRMARDQNLALNPMRISGACGRLMCCLRYEHPLYEEFAAAVPAVGERACTPQGEGRVVRHDVPRQQAVVVLDGGGRTSCDRADVCPSRQAHEAAYAPPSPAPPSPAAPPSPAAPSLEPRPEPDPAPVDADQPGDIQPGDVQARDVQAAPDQTGVHQAGDDQITAGHESGAHRGTDRRGPAGEAPAQGGPAHDGGTGGDSERARRRSRHRHRP; encoded by the coding sequence ATGCCGATGATGTGCGCGGTGGCGTTCTCCCCCCGCGGGAAGCTTTACTACGCCGATCCGGGTGCCCACACCCCCCGGGTCGGCGACCAGGTCCTCGTGCCCACCGACGACGGTCCCGAGGTCGCCACCTGCATGTGGGCACCACAGTGGATCTCCGAGGACATCGGCGGCCTGCCCGTGCTGGCGGGGCTGGCGCAGGCGGCAGACGTGCAGCGGGCCGAGCTGTCCCGACGCCGGCGGGCCCGGGCTCGGGTCGCCGCCCGGCGGCTGGCGCGGGAGCACAACCTGCCGATGAAGATCGTCGGTGTCGACCATGTGCCGGACACCGGCGGATACACGATCTACTTCAGCGCGGAGGGCCGGATCGACTTCCGGGAGCTGGTCCGCGACCTGAACCGGACGCTGGCCGCGCGGGTGCGGCTGCGGCAGTTGTCGGCCCGGGACAGCGCCCGGGTGCAGGGCGGGATCGGCTCGTGCGGGCGTGACCTGTGCTGCGCGACGTTCCTCACCGACTTCGAGCCGGTGAGCCTGCGCATGGCCCGCGACCAGAACCTGGCTCTCAACCCGATGCGGATCAGCGGCGCCTGCGGACGGCTGATGTGCTGCCTGCGCTACGAGCACCCGCTCTACGAGGAGTTCGCCGCGGCTGTGCCCGCCGTCGGGGAACGAGCCTGCACTCCCCAGGGCGAGGGCCGGGTCGTCCGGCATGACGTGCCCCGTCAGCAGGCTGTCGTGGTGCTCGACGGCGGCGGGCGGACCTCCTGCGACCGGGCCGACGTCTGCCCGTCCCGGCAGGCGCACGAGGCCGCCTACGCCCCGCCGAGCCCAGCCCCGCCGAGCCCAGCAGCCCCGCCGAGCCCAGCCGCGCCGAGTCTCGAGCCCCGCCCGGAGCCCGACCCCGCGCCCGTCGACGCCGACCAGCCCGGCGATATCCAGCCCGGCGATGTCCAGGCGCGCGATGTCCAGGCCGCCCCCGACCAGACCGGCGTTCACCAGGCCGGCGACGACCAGATCACCGCCGGCCACGAGAGCGGGGCACACCGGGGCACCGACCGCCGCGGCCCGGCGGGCGAGGCGCCGGCACAGGGCGGACCGGCGCACGACGGCGGGACAGGCGGCGATTCGGAGCGCGCCCGTCGGCGCTCCCGGCACCGCCACCGGCCCTGA
- the topA gene encoding type I DNA topoisomerase: protein MPPRTKTTTRTTARSAAPVAEPGEPTGTGSTPSPGASAAPTEVPATRPSSRAAAGRAATGRRPTSRSATGSGGSTGAAAEPTPGSGTRLVIVESPAKAKTIAGYLGPGWQVESSIGHIRDLPRSAADVPAAHKGKPWARLGVDVDNDFEPLYVVTPDKKLQVSKLKALVKEASELYLATDEDREGEAIAWHLLQTLKPTVPVKRMVFHEITPQAIRRAVDNPREIDENLVNAQETRRILDRLYGYEVSPVLWKKVMPKLSAGRVQSVATRVLVERERARMRFRAAEYWNIEGLFGATVARQAWPAGTDGADADATGGGVERTPLPATLVALDGNRIATGRDFAPTGELTTSGVTRLDEAGARALTDRLAQAAFAVRSVETKPYRRSPYPPFMTSTLQQEAGRKLRFSSQRTMQIAQRLYENGYITYMRTDSTNLSETALAAARSQAESLYGPEYVPASPRTYTKKVKNAQEAHEAIRPAGDHFRTPGEVRGELDVDSYRLYELIWQRTVASQMADARGTSATIRLGATSSTGEDAEFSASGKVITFPGFLRAYVEGADDPDAELEDRERRLPDVRQGDPLAVRSLTPRGHTTSPPARFTEASLVKTLEELGIGRPSTYASIIGTIQDRGYVWKKGSALVPSFVAFAVVGLLEDHFGRLVDYRFTATMEDDLDDIAAGTSASTDWLTRFYFGTGDGTDPATAAGLKHLVSERLGEIDAREVNSIPLGKADDGTTVVVRVGRYGPYVQLGEGRASVPDDLAPDELTVARALELLAAPSGDRVLGVDAATGATITAKAGRFGPYVTTDTDPPRTSSLLRTMSLETLTLDDAVKLLTLPRTLGAGADGEEVTAQNGRYGPYVKKGAESRSLESEDQLFTVTLEEALALLAQPKARGRRQAAQTPPLRELGNDPASGKPMVVREGRFGPYVTDGETNASLRKGDAVESITDARAAELLADRRARGPAPAKRAARGTAKTTATKTTATKTTAAKSSAAKTTTAKSTTAKTGAAKSTTAKTAAKSATTKSATTRGAAAKSATTRSGTKSSTAKKVGEESAATGSSAPDDGGGAAEAASGGTRRTD from the coding sequence GTGCCACCGCGCACGAAGACGACGACACGGACGACCGCGCGGTCAGCCGCGCCGGTCGCCGAGCCCGGCGAGCCCACCGGGACCGGCTCCACGCCGAGCCCGGGCGCGAGCGCGGCCCCGACCGAGGTGCCCGCCACGCGTCCGAGCAGCCGGGCGGCCGCCGGCCGAGCCGCCACGGGTCGCCGGCCGACCAGCCGGTCGGCGACCGGTTCCGGCGGCTCCACCGGGGCCGCCGCCGAACCGACCCCCGGCTCGGGCACCCGCCTGGTGATCGTGGAGTCCCCGGCCAAGGCGAAGACCATCGCCGGCTACCTCGGGCCGGGCTGGCAGGTCGAGTCGAGCATCGGCCACATCCGCGATCTGCCGCGCAGCGCCGCCGATGTCCCGGCCGCGCACAAGGGCAAGCCCTGGGCCCGGCTCGGCGTGGACGTCGACAACGACTTCGAGCCGCTCTACGTGGTGACGCCGGACAAGAAGCTGCAGGTCAGCAAGCTCAAGGCGTTGGTGAAGGAAGCCAGCGAGCTCTACCTCGCGACAGACGAGGACCGCGAGGGCGAGGCGATCGCCTGGCACCTGCTCCAGACGCTCAAGCCGACGGTGCCGGTGAAGCGGATGGTGTTCCACGAGATCACCCCGCAGGCGATCCGCCGCGCCGTCGACAACCCCCGCGAGATCGACGAGAACCTGGTCAACGCGCAGGAGACCCGGCGCATCCTGGATCGCCTCTACGGCTACGAGGTCTCCCCCGTGCTGTGGAAGAAGGTCATGCCGAAGCTGTCGGCGGGCCGCGTCCAGAGCGTGGCGACGAGGGTCCTGGTCGAGCGGGAGCGGGCCAGGATGCGCTTCCGCGCCGCGGAGTACTGGAACATCGAGGGCCTGTTCGGCGCGACGGTCGCCCGCCAGGCCTGGCCGGCCGGAACCGACGGGGCCGACGCGGACGCGACCGGCGGCGGCGTGGAACGGACGCCGCTGCCGGCGACACTGGTCGCCCTCGACGGCAATCGGATCGCCACCGGCCGGGACTTCGCGCCGACCGGCGAGCTGACCACGTCCGGCGTGACCCGACTGGACGAGGCGGGCGCGCGGGCCCTCACCGACCGGCTGGCGCAGGCCGCGTTCGCGGTGCGCTCGGTGGAGACCAAGCCGTACCGCCGCTCGCCGTACCCGCCGTTCATGACCTCCACGCTGCAGCAGGAGGCGGGCCGCAAGCTGCGGTTCTCCAGCCAGCGCACCATGCAGATCGCGCAGCGGCTGTACGAGAACGGCTACATCACCTACATGCGCACCGACTCGACGAACCTGTCCGAGACGGCGCTCGCCGCCGCCCGCAGCCAGGCGGAGAGCCTCTACGGGCCGGAGTACGTCCCGGCCAGCCCGCGTACCTACACCAAGAAGGTCAAGAACGCCCAGGAGGCGCACGAGGCGATCCGGCCCGCCGGCGACCACTTCCGCACCCCCGGCGAGGTGCGCGGCGAGCTCGACGTCGACTCCTACCGGCTCTACGAGCTGATCTGGCAGCGCACCGTCGCCAGCCAGATGGCCGACGCCCGCGGCACGAGTGCCACGATCCGGCTCGGCGCCACGTCGTCGACCGGGGAGGACGCGGAGTTCTCGGCGTCCGGCAAGGTCATCACCTTCCCCGGCTTCCTGCGTGCCTACGTCGAGGGCGCCGACGACCCCGACGCGGAGCTGGAGGACCGGGAGCGGCGCCTGCCCGACGTGCGCCAGGGCGACCCGCTGGCGGTCCGCTCGCTGACCCCCCGCGGGCACACCACCAGTCCGCCGGCCCGCTTCACCGAGGCCAGCCTGGTCAAGACGCTCGAGGAGCTCGGGATCGGCCGGCCGTCCACGTACGCCTCGATCATCGGCACGATCCAGGACCGCGGCTACGTGTGGAAGAAGGGCTCGGCCCTCGTGCCGAGCTTCGTCGCCTTCGCCGTCGTCGGCCTGCTGGAGGACCACTTCGGCCGGTTGGTGGACTACCGGTTCACCGCGACGATGGAGGACGACCTCGACGACATCGCGGCGGGGACGTCGGCGTCCACCGACTGGCTGACCCGCTTCTACTTCGGCACCGGGGACGGCACCGACCCGGCGACCGCGGCCGGGCTCAAGCACCTCGTCAGCGAGCGGCTCGGGGAGATCGACGCCCGCGAGGTGAACTCGATCCCGCTCGGCAAGGCCGACGACGGCACGACGGTCGTGGTGCGCGTCGGACGCTATGGCCCCTACGTGCAGCTCGGGGAGGGGCGGGCCAGCGTGCCCGACGACCTGGCCCCGGACGAGCTGACCGTGGCCCGCGCCCTGGAGCTGTTGGCCGCCCCGAGCGGGGACCGGGTGCTGGGCGTGGACGCCGCGACCGGCGCGACGATCACGGCCAAGGCCGGCCGGTTCGGCCCGTACGTCACCACGGACACCGATCCGCCGCGGACCTCCAGCCTGCTGCGCACGATGTCGCTGGAGACGCTGACCCTCGACGACGCCGTGAAGCTGCTGACGCTGCCCCGCACCCTGGGCGCCGGTGCGGACGGCGAGGAGGTGACCGCGCAGAACGGGCGGTACGGCCCCTACGTGAAGAAGGGCGCCGAGAGCCGGTCGCTGGAGTCCGAGGACCAGTTGTTCACGGTGACGCTCGAGGAGGCGCTGGCGCTGCTCGCGCAGCCCAAGGCGCGCGGACGCCGCCAGGCCGCCCAGACCCCCCCGCTGCGCGAGCTCGGCAACGATCCGGCCAGCGGCAAGCCGATGGTCGTCCGGGAGGGCCGGTTCGGGCCCTACGTGACCGACGGCGAGACCAACGCCAGCCTTCGCAAGGGCGACGCCGTCGAGTCGATCACGGACGCGCGCGCCGCGGAGCTGCTCGCCGACCGCCGGGCCCGCGGTCCGGCCCCCGCGAAGCGAGCCGCCCGAGGCACCGCGAAGACGACGGCCACGAAGACGACGGCCACGAAGACGACGGCCGCGAAGAGCAGCGCCGCGAAGACGACGACGGCGAAGTCCACGACGGCGAAGACGGGCGCGGCGAAGTCCACGACGGCCAAGACGGCCGCCAAGTCCGCCACCACCAAGTCCGCCACCACGCGTGGCGCGGCGGCGAAGTCGGCCACGACCAGGTCCGGGACGAAGAGCAGCACGGCGAAGAAGGTCGGCGAGGAGTCGGCGGCCACCGGGTCGTCTGCTCCGGACGACGGCGGTGGCGCCGCGGAGGCGGCCTCCGGTGGCACCCGTCGGACGGACTGA